AAATTCTCACCGTCATGCcatcagaaatattgtcacaattcaattttataataggtatttttactctagaaccaaaattgagcgaATTATATTCAGACTGCGTaatgtgttttgtctatgttgtacgtgtgtaagacagacaacacatgcaggtgtgacatcctcttaagtcattttttttgggaatttgcttttaattaaaattttatgaatttgctaaaaaaataatttatgtatgagcaaatataaaaaatatataaatctattttgaaACAAACTTTTGTATCCCAATTGTGGTGGTACCCAAGGGTGGCCCATCGTAATTGATCTCTAAGTTTCACATTTCCAttcctaaaaatgaaaaaaaattataagcaacaatgaaataaaattcattCAATTTAAATCTACCCAAtctaaatgaataaataaaataaaataaaataattctttgggctttattattgtgttgaaaagactaaaatagtaaataatacctTTGTTAGctttactataaattatcattgattttaatattaaccataataattcataaatataatttacagctAACTTATTTGTTGTAGTCCACCAATCTTCTCCATCGCCAAGGATATGGTGGGCATCAATATTTAATCGATTTGGCTTCCTCGTATAGTCTACAATGCACCGTTTCATCCAATATTTCTGACCAGTTGATgtaaatggatttttaataaaaattaagccTAGATATGTCAaacatacatataatactaaaaattgattttaataatgattttgatattttaccaGGTACATTTAAAACATCATAACAATTCCAATCTGATAAATCACTCTTTAAACCAAGATCATCCAGTATTTCTTTATCATTGTTAAAAAATTCTGATGTTAATTTCTTaggtttctaaaataaaataataatcataaatacattaatatttttaagtttttacattttagaaaattaataacttaccaTGATTTTGGTATTGACTTCATTTGAAAAGTCTATAACATCTATTTGTTGTTCAAGTGAATTAATTTGCTTGTAAAACTTGAAACattctttaaacattttaaaaccaaattaacataatataatataatatgatttaacttttatataaatattctattattatttaaatttacatttttcgacGTTAATAGTCCTATCactcaaaagtaaaatacatatttatttatactgaaaTCTTGTCAAGTTGtaatgttatcaaaattatcACGGCTGTGGCTCCCACCCACGGTTGTAGAGAGAACCGTTTACGGTATACTTTACCAACGTGGTTCTCAATAGCaatagataatatgtacatagtaatttttttactatggtTATATACAACTTACTAGATAACCGTCACGGTTTAAGATTTAAACCgtgttacaaattaataaaaattgttttgacttgggtaaacaatattatgtattatatattgtttatgtaggtacttataaataagTCATAATTTAGAAGGTTCTTAATTATTCAATAGAAACAGTAAATACCTACCAGTCCCAcctatatgtaattttatttatgattataatttttagaatgaAGAAGCATGGATACCAGAACAGAAGattttgttacaatagcaaGTATTATAAAACGTGAAATTCAGAAACGCAAGAAACATAAAACACCCAaaggtaaattttaatttcttttatccATTGATGTTCTGTACGCAGTTGTAATTGTTGGTGCAAAGGTGTCTGGTGTGATAATGCATATTATTCAGATTTCttctatatttgttatttttcacaataatgatGATTCTtagatattaattgataatggTTCTAAATCAGATCTACAATTAGGCAAACTTAGGTTACAAATagacataatttttaatgacaataacAAGTATTCCAAGAAAGACCAAATAGGGctaacaatttaaacaaaagtctgttgtttttgttgtttttgttgctattatataatgttattatttgattaataaaatatctaataagttTATCTCAATGTTTAGATGAGTTGATAAATTATCTTCCTATTTCCAATGCTTCAGCTGAAGATGAGACAGAACTGATATTGTAAGTACCTTTGCctgttattatgaaataatttagtatttattttaagtataaaaataccaCCCCGGTTATACACTATAAGTTGTTGTGTAGAGATTTAGTTAGTATGTCTTTTACTCTTTTACATTGAATAactgttttaattattgttcattgttataattaataaaataaaattacaatgaaGAGCTCATCATAGaagtttatttaacattaaaacttgttttactattattattgttatttgttataaaataaataagatattcAGGTTAAACTATAtctagtttaaattattattctattatactttaaaaaaacctTTACAT
This is a stretch of genomic DNA from Acyrthosiphon pisum isolate AL4f chromosome A3, pea_aphid_22Mar2018_4r6ur, whole genome shotgun sequence. It encodes these proteins:
- the LOC100573397 gene encoding nucleic acid dioxygenase ALKBH1 isoform X2; protein product: MFKECFKFYKQINSLEQQIDVIDFSNEVNTKIMKPKKLTSEFFNNDKEILDDLGLKSDLSDWNCYDVLNVPGLIFIKNPFTSTGQKYWMKRCIVDYTRKPNRLNIDAHHILGDGEDWWTTTNKNGNVKLRDQLRWATLGYHHNWDTKVYSETAKSKFPMDLFKLSKTIINLLEFPDEFKAEAVQKQVEMVCSCYEEMHFQYIENCYRN
- the LOC100573397 gene encoding nucleic acid dioxygenase ALKBH1 isoform X3, coding for MFKECFKFYKQINSLEQQIDVIDFSNEVNTKIMKPKKLTSEFFNNDKEILDDLGLKSDLSDWNCYDVLNVPGLIFIKNPFTSTGQKYWMKRCIVDYTRKPNRLNIDAHHILGDGEDWWTTTNKNGNVKLRDQLRWATLGYHHNWDTKVYSETAKSKFPMDLFKLSKTIINLLEFPDEFKAEAVLV